The DNA segment TCTGTGCATGAGATTACATACATCAGCCAGCTGAATGTGGGTACACAGTTAGAATCATGATAAAATGTTACAGGAAGGTGAGGTTTATAAATTTCTTTCTCATATTAGAAGAGCATAAAATTCGCACCTGAAAGTTGAAATAACAGATTAGCTATTTATGGACATCCATGGACATTTTTTTACCAAGGCCAAGACATACAAGCTGTTGAGATAACCCGCCAACCAATGCTTGCTGCATAACAACGATTCAAATTTGCAAAACATCCAGCCAGCTAAGTGACACGAAAAGTACATAAATGTatgaatttgtaaatatcaactaACAGACAACTCCAGTCCAGACTTCTAAACCAAGAAAAATGACAAAAGTGATACACTAGAAACACAATCCTAATCCGCAATTCACATCTCGTGAGGGTTGTATGCTTCCCCAAAAAATCTGCTTCTTGACAATGAATGGTGAACATGCTGCAGAATCCTTAAGTGTGAATCGTTAACATTACCTGATCCACCAACTTGCACAGTATGCACTACCAAGCATCTCAGTTTAATTTCTTTTTTGACTTGGGAACCTTTTTAGGCTGCCGTCTTGGAATTGAATTCTTCATGCCAAGAAAGAAGCGTAGTGCGCCAAAAAGTGCCAGATTCTGTTACAAGAACTTGCTAACGGTTAATTTTTATCTGGTTCAACATTTTTTTTCCAGAATATTGGACTGACATAGCCAGAACACGTGATGATAGGAGTGAACCTGAGCGAATTTGCTGAAAAGCTGCACAAATTCTGGCTTCTCTATATCATAATTGTAGAAGCCGTACACAACTGGTGTGATGAAAGCTAGGTACAGAAGCTGCACAAGCATGACTCTTCATTACAAATTAGATGTACTTTACTAGTCCAATTATATTATGCAAGAGATGGACTCCTTAATTATATATTAACATCTGGTAGATGCCATAGCTGGAGCATAACAAGGAGTTACTCCAGAGAGCTGACAACCTACCTATATTCAAAATTTTAACTAGAAGGATCCAGATACCAATATTAGGCCTGTTGACTTTTTATATTCACAAATTTGTTAGCAATTTCGAACAAGTCTTGTACTCCTATAAACATGCTCAAGAAGACACTAAGGATTATGAActtgataaattatttatatacatatgtattatgTACCAGAAGATATGCTCCAAAAGAGCTGCTGAAGATGAACAAGAGGCCACCAAAACCTTTCAGAAATATGGTGCTTGCAATAACATGTTTCATCTGTAAAGTGATGAAGAAAATTAACTAATATAGAAGAGGGAAACAAAAGGAGGTAGGGGGAAGAGTGGGTTCCTACTTCAACATTTGGCACCACAATGCCAAGATGTGAAGAGACATGTTTCATGAATAGGTTGTACTTTGGCCAGAGAGACTTTGCTGCTGGTCCACCATCAACTCCAAATTCACTAAACCTGACAAAACCAAATATATCAGCTAAAAGAATTTAAATTAATTGACACAAGTTTTAAACATGAGAGTGAAAACTATTCCCTAAAACTTTTGAAGTCTTTATTATAAGCATCACATGAAAACAAATATCTAAACAGTAAAAAGAGGCaggcttaaaattttaatttagtaaTGACTACTGATGTTTGTCTGGTTGCAAACTTCATGAGATGTATGCAGAAACCAATGCTTAGTCCAGTAATTTACTTACAAACTTAATATATTACAGGAGCTAAAAACACACAAAATGATGGAAACTCATCATATTTGcctctagaaaatatagcaatcaAGAAAGCCAAGAAGCTTAACTCAGTACAACATGTCAAACAGACAAATACAATGGAAGATGCTCCTGTAGTATGCATAAATATTTCAGCCATTTTTAATATTTGCTCAAGAAATGATatgcataaataaatataaattacacTGAGATTAGCTCTCTACTATAGTATGTCAGACATAGCCAAATTTTTACCGTATGATAATCAAACCAACCATTTTCCATCAGGTGCATAGGCTTTCGGtggtttattatattttcatcatTGTAATTGAAAAGCTACTATATTCTCGACATATCAATCTTTTAGGTTAAAGttaattttctttcaaatgaCAACTATAATGCCTGCATAATTTAATCAATATAGTCATTGTATTTGTGTGTATGATAGTGATCTATGAAAGTGAATGCATAACTATTGACTCCAACCACATCAATGTAGCATTAGAGTTGACTAAAGAGAATGCTCCACCAGAAACTCTACCCATCAGACTAATCAAGCCATACCCTCGATGGAATTCAAAGTTACACGTTGATGGTTTAACCAGCGGTTAATCCATAATACAAAAAGAGACTCTTCAAAAGATTTGTTTTGCCAATTTAGAAAAAATGATTTTGCAATATACCATGCACCAATTTTTGCACAACTGAAACAGTAAAAGACATTGTCAACACTCAAATAACAGACCAAAGCATGTCAACCACTGACCGGCAGAGAGCATCAGAAAACAAAATGTCAAGTGAACCTATTACCATGAGTCAGAGGGCATCCCATGGTGCTCAGTGTATATCTACTTTCTGTTTCAATATCATAGTCCTATTAACTCAGTGCATGCTAGCTGCACTATAGAGATTCTGGGTCACACCAAATAGTGATAATTCCGTTGTTTTACGGGACAATATCGAGGGCAAATTTCCAAACAAAGAAAGTTATATTTCCTATAACTCATTCATAACCATCAAATGGGGAAGGAATTTTTAGTTTAGCTTTCTTCCAACGATGACCGCTTTGGCTATAGAATTTTCACATGGACATAAGTAAAGCTGTTTCATACACATAAGGAAGTGATGGGACTTAGATACCAATGCTACACGCTCGACAAATATCACGCATCCAATCCAACTCCTAAAAATTGACCAAGTCTTGACCATAAGCATTAATGAAGCTTTTAGCATATCATGACTAAATGAGCTTCAACCCTTCAACAGAAGATGTCAATAGTGCAGGGAAAAGTCATAGCTGGGAGGATCTAATTCCATGTTTAGCTGATAGGTAATACTACTAAAGTATCAATCGAATTAATTCGCTCTTTTTCTGCCGTAACTGCCAGAACTGAAGGTAATGATAGTTTCCCAGCACATTTCCTAACGACTATGATCATCAAAGTTTATCCCAAAAAGTTCTATTCAGCTGTTCCGTTCCTATTTCGCCATCGATAACGTTAACAGATAAAGGCAGTTTAGAATACCAAATGATCATTCACATGAGCAGAAAATTCAAGATCTAACTTCGCTTTAATCAAAGAATACCACTAAACACATAATTATTGGAAAAACCAATAGATCAACACAAGTTTAGCATAAAATGAAATTGTCTCTGGCAATCCAGCAGTCAAGAAGGCAACAAAAACATCGAAACCGCCCTTCAGCACCGGTCAGAGTCAATTTCAGGGCATCCAACCTTCGACAAGCAAGAGATCTTAAACCCTAGTCCACAGATCAAAACAGAACCCCCAAGTTTGGAGTCGAAAGGCAAGGAATTGCACGATTGAGACGAGATCCAGTGACGAAAACAACATATCTAAAGACTGAGGAGAAGAGGTGAGAGTCCAGAAGAAAAACGGAGCGAAGAGAGGAGGGAAGAGCGGCATTACTCCTGGTAGGCCGCGAGGAGGAAGACGGAGGCGAAGAAGACTCTCCCAGCGAAGGACACGAATCCCATCTCCGAGCGACGGAGGCGTCAAATCAGAGGCCGAGACACCTCCGACGAGGGCAGAATGGGAAACTTCCCTTAACCTGAGATTAAATTTCCATATTGCCACTCATTATAATTTATCTAATTATTTATATCGAATCAAGTGCTTTTTAATTGGATCAGAAATGAATTtgaatagaatatatatatatatatattataataataaattcTCGAAAAATGCTCATACTTTTCAAAAATTTTCATAGAATTttttacttaaattttttttaaaataattattctaattatatgaaaaaattattttatctcttCTTTCATTGAATCTATTATCGTCTCTATCATCTCATTGTTGCTTATAGTCCTTACACAAGAGTTGGTCACTCCCTCATAACAGAAGGGGTTGCTCCTCTCCATTATATGTGGGGTTGCCCTTTTTGTTTGCACCCTTAAGGATTGATTATTTTCCTTTGTTTATAATCTTTGTATAAGAGTTGACTGTCTCCATTTATTATAGCCCTATGTAATGGTTGGGCATTCTCTCTAATGTAACCCTCGTGCACGGATTAATCGTCACCTTTTATCATCGCCATAAGTTATTGAGGTTTGATAAAAGCAACACGCAAGCAATAAGTTGATCTAACGATAACAAAGACGATGATATGAGTGGCAATCAATGAAAGAATAGAatagttatttaaaaaaaaagatgttatgtgataattttttaaaattggaGTATTATctcaaaaaattttaaagttaaattttttttcatatatatatatatatatatatatatatatatatatattcaaattggTTTTTTTTGGTTCGAATTCAATTTCTGTGAAGTTGGCTAAATTTATGTTCTCATAAAGGGTGAAACCCGTAATTAGGACAGGCTGATCTTGGCCAATTCGTCATTTCAGGACTTTGATTTCTACTTGCAGGGTGCTTTAAGATTCGTTAATTATCAAATGATGTGGACGATCGAGACGATGATAAACGATCTTTTTCGttcttttatttttagataaataaatgCATAATATTTGTAGTGTAAGCTCGTTATCAGCTCCACATATATCGACCTTACAAGATACGTATCACTTAAAATCGAGATGGCCAATCGGCTTCGTTACATAACCGTCTTCGAActcgaaagaaaagaaacaaccCACTACCAAAAccggaaggtttcttcataaccgTTCCTCTCCATCGCTTGTATGCCCCTCGTCCGTTGGTTTCTGCTCGCACGTCCGCCGCCGCCTTCGCACGCCCAGCGCCTACCGCCTGTCGCATGCTCTGGTATCTCCTCCTCCTTCAccgccttctcttcttcctcctctccctcccccaGCAGTACTACTCCAACACACCATGTGTTGGTTGACCAAGGCAGTCAAAAATACAAGCAAGGCACTCAAAAATCTAGCGTGACCAAAGTACAGAAATGATAATCAACTTTTGTGGAAGCAGTGACTGGTTTAAGCATATCAGCACCAGCATTCCACGTCCAAAGGTGTTTGTCGCTTGCGGTGGTGCCATTAGAATCGGTGGGCAGAACAAATCCTGCAATGTTGGAATGTTCTCGCGGAGGACAAAGGAATTCATTCCTGTTCTGCCACCACACAAGTCGCAAGGTGTCTCTGTTCTTAGCATTCTATCTACGATTGAAGTCATTTAAGACATGATCTATACTATGTGAATCTAAAGGAAGAACAACCGATGCCCACATCCACTGTTGTCAGACAATTTGGCATCCTGTTCTATCCAATTGATCCAATGCATGGATATATACCAGCATCATTTCCGTTGCATCAAACATCCACTTAGCTGACCTATCCAAGGACCGAAAGATGATACACTTACCGTCAATGTCACCTGAGAAGCAAGCTGGCCATTGCCATGGTTCTTAGTAGTACATGTAGGCCGATTCCCTTGGTAAACCTTGGATGCTTACGGCCAAGCTTTTCCTGGTGCGAAGAATCCCTGCTTCGGCAGTGACGCAACTCGAATGGAATATAATGGTTATGGGGAATGCTTCTTGCAGCCTATGATGCTGATGCGTGCTGGTGATACACCAGAAGTTGCAGCGTTCCCCTGATCCCACTGGTGATGCTTCTTGGCTGCACAAATGAATGAAGAAATATACTCTGATAGGCTTAGTCACCACCAAGCGTTCGCAGGTCCATGCACCTTTGGCAGAAGTGCAGCGAAGTGGACTCCTCAGAACAACTGGCCGATAAGGTGCACGCTTCTCCAGGGATTCTAATGCCACGTTGAGACACTGATAGAAGTGCAGCAGTCCTTCAGCCACAGAAATAAGAAACAAACGTAGCAAAGATTGTGCGTAATGAGTGGTGATCCCACTAAAGGGCTGGCCTTGTGATgatctcttttctcttttctattcAAGTGATGGGTGATGGAAGAATTCGATGCGACCGACATGCAAGAAGAATCACAGGAGATGCGCCCGTTTATTTATAGGCGTACGCTGCAACCTTCACTTGTCATCCTGTTTAGAAAACCAGGGCAGCAGCAGAGAAGAGACAAGTGCTCTGCTCAGCAGCCATGGCACAAGTCGGAGGGGCATGCAGGAGTTTTAAGCCACACCTTCTGATGACCATGGCACAGATAGGTTACACCATTCTCTACTTCATCACGGAAGCCTCTTTCAACCAGGGATTGAATCCCCATGTCTACATCACTTACAGACATATCGTTGGTGCCTTGGTCATGTGGCCTTTTGCTTACTTCCTCGAGAGGTACATGGCATTTAATTACATACAACTTCCATCACCATTACCTGAGACAGTTTCTCATGCTTTCTCCTGTTCCTTGTCGCAGAAAATTACGGCCAAAGCTCACATGGAAATTGTTTCTGGAGATATGTGCCCTTTCCTTTCTGGGGTGAGAAGAAACAACATCTTATGCATGTAGTTCAAATGCTGCCAATACCTCGTCTCATGGTTATCTTCTCATTCTACAGGGTCAGCCTAACTCTAAACATGTACTTCGCGAGCTTAAAGTACACCTCCCCGACCTTCGTCGCTTCCATGGTCAACACCATTGCTGCCATGACCTTTGTCATCGCCGTTCTACTCAGGTACTCATGCATTTTGGCTGCGAACAGTCTCACGATCAAATGCTCAACTCATTGCTCCGATGCCCGTCTCTTTGGTCTAGAATGGAGCATCTTTATCTCCGGAGTCCAAGAGGTGTGGCGAAGACTGTCGGAACCATCGTGTCGTTGGCAGGTGTTACAACCATGACGCTGTACAAAGGGCCAACCATGAAGAACTTCTGGGGACCTCTGATTCAAATCCATGGAAATGCCATCCATGAGAGTTGGCTAAAAGGATCCATTCTTACAATCACAAGctgcatcacatggtccatgtggTATATCATGCAGGTACTGATCTCCTCTGATCTCCTCTCAGCCAAAGAACATTGTAATCGTTGCTTCTATCTACAGGCGATCACATTAAAACGATATCCGGCACAACTTTCTCTTACTACGTGGATGAGCTTCATCGGGGCGGCACAATCAGCTATTTTTACAGCATTTGTAGAGCATAAACCAGCAGCGTGGAAGATCGGATTAGATGTCAAACTATGGAGTATCTTGTACGCTGTAAGTCCAAGTTTCCACGACTGCGTCTGTTCATCCTTCGGTACAGAGTACTTATTGCGTTTGTGGACTCGGTTTCAGGGAGTCGTATGTTCTGGGTTAATAATCTACATACAACTATGGTGCACAGAGGCAAAAGGACCGGTTTTTGTCACCATGTTCAATCCTCTCTCCACGATAATGGTTGCACTTCTAGCGTATTTTGTTTTCGGTGAAAGATTGTTTCTGGGAAGGTACAAACTAAACGCCCAAATGCTTCCTTCAAGTTCCATTTGTTCTGAGCTCAAATTGTTGTCTTCTTCCCTGCTGTAGCATCATAGGGGGAATAGTTGTCATCATCGGACTGTACTCGGTGCTCTGGGGCAAAGAAAGAGACCAAGAGAAGGAAACGATGAGTCCTGAAGTGGCCTCTTTTGTGGCTCCTGGAAAAGAAATAGGAGGAAGCCAGGACACGTTCAAGAACATGTGTGGCAAAGCAGACAACACAAAAGGATCTGAAGTGGTCTAAGCAATATCGAATGGATTCTCTGTCAATTGTTGAGCTAGTTCTGTCAACTTGTGCTTaaactctctcctctctctctctctctctctctctctctctctctctctctctatatatatatatatatatatatatatatatataagcaatatTGAATGGATTCTGTGTCAATTGTTAAGCTAGTTCTGTCAACTTCTGcgttaaactctctctctctctctctctctctctctaatagcAATATTGAATGAATTCTCTGTCAATTGTTAAACTAGTTCTGTCAACTTCTGctttaaactctctctctctctcgtggtcTAAACAATATTGAATGGATTCTCTGTGAATTGTTGAGCTAGTTCTGTCAACTTCTGCTTTAAATTctgtctctctatctctctctctagctTTTGAATATACCAGTGTTGTTCTATTGCTCGAACACTCCCATCAACATACAGTCTGcagaaaaatatgatatcattcCGGTTAAAAGCAGGATCAAAGAGGAGGCTCTCCGACAAGCACTTCACATTGTGTTCGATCTAATTCCTCGGTAG comes from the Musa acuminata AAA Group cultivar baxijiao chromosome BXJ2-8, Cavendish_Baxijiao_AAA, whole genome shotgun sequence genome and includes:
- the LOC103994518 gene encoding uncharacterized protein LOC103994518 — its product is MGFVSFAGRVFFASVFLLAAYQEFSEFGVDGGPAAKSLWPKYNLFMKHVSSHLGIVVPNVEMKHVIASTIFLKGFGGLLFIFSSSFGAYLLLLYLAFITPVVYGFYNYDIEKPEFVQLFSKFAQNLALFGALRFFLGMKNSIPRRQPKKVPKSKKKLN
- the LOC135618156 gene encoding WAT1-related protein At2g39510-like, with protein sequence MAQVGGACRSFKPHLLMTMAQIGYTILYFITEASFNQGLNPHVYITYRHIVGALVMWPFAYFLERKLRPKLTWKLFLEICALSFLGVSLTLNMYFASLKYTSPTFVASMVNTIAAMTFVIAVLLRMEHLYLRSPRGVAKTVGTIVSLAGVTTMTLYKGPTMKNFWGPLIQIHGNAIHESWLKGSILTITSCITWSMWYIMQAITLKRYPAQLSLTTWMSFIGAAQSAIFTAFVEHKPAAWKIGLDVKLWSILYAGVVCSGLIIYIQLWCTEAKGPVFVTMFNPLSTIMVALLAYFVFGERLFLGSIIGGIVVIIGLYSVLWGKERDQEKETMSPEVASFVAPGKEIGGSQDTFKNMCGKADNTKGSEVV